GCTGGAGCCGCATGGACGGCGCGAACGGCGCCGCCACCTTCGCCGCGAGCAGCGTGGCCATCACGGGCCTGCCGAACGGCGACGCCCAGCTCCTCGCCGTCGGCAACGACGGCAAGGCCTGGCACAACATCCGCAACGCGGCCGGCCAGTGGCAGGGCTGGAAGACCACCGGCATGGGCGCCCACAAGGTCAGCCTGACCGGCACGCCGGACGGCGCCGCGCAGATGCTCGTCACCCGCAACTGACCCGCCGGCCGGCCCGCCTCACGGCGGGCCGGCCCCGCCGGGGCGCCCCGCGCCCCGGCCCCCGCCTGCCGCCGCCCTCCCCAGACCGCCGAGAAGAGACCTCCGATGTCCCGCCGCCGCGCCTTCGCCACCGCAACCGCCACCGTCCTCGCCGCCGTCGCCCTGTCCACGGTCGCCACCGGCTCCTCGCAGGCCGCCTCCGTCGCCACCTGGGACAAGGTGGCCCAGTGCGAGAGCACCAACAACTGGAGCATCAACACCGGCAACGGCTACTACGGCGGCCTCCAGATACTGAAGAGCACCTGGGACGCCTACGGCGGCACGCAGTACGCGGCCTACCCCCACCAGGCCAGCAAGCAGCAGCAGATCCTGACCGCGGAGAAGATCCTCGCCGGGCAGGGCGCGGGCGCCTGGGGCAGCTGCGGTTCGGCCGCGGGCCTGGCGTACGACCACGCGGACCCGTACCCGGCGGCCCCCGTCAGCCAGGCGGGCGACTTCTACCACGCGATCCGCGCCGCCGACGGCGGCTGGAGCGGCTTCAAGCCGCTGGGCGGCGCGAACGGCGCGGAGTTCTTCAACGGCTCGCAGGAGGCCATCACCGCGACCCCCGACGGTTCCGTGCAGGTCCTCGGCACCGGCAAGGACGGCAACCTCTACCACACGGCCCGCTACCCGGACGGCTCCTGGCAGGGCTGGAACCGCATGGACGGCGTGGGCGGCGCGGCCTCCTTCGCCGCGCAGGGCGAGGCGATCGCGGGCATGCCCAACGGCGACGCGCAGATCATGGCGATCGGCGGCGACGGGAAGATCTACCACAACGCCCGCTACAAGAGCGGCTCCTGGCAGGGCTGGAACCAGGTCGGCGACTGGCAGGCCAAGAAGGTCGCCGCGGCCGCCCTCCCCAACGGGGACCTCCAGATCCTGATCACCGGCACCGACGGGAACGTCTACCACAACGTCCGCAAGGCCGACGGCACCTGGCAGGGCTGGAACGGCGTCGCGGGCGTGGGCAGCGCCGCGACCTTCGCCGCGGGCAACGTCGCCATCGCCGGCCTGCCGAACGGTGACGCGCAGCTCCTCGCGGTCGGCAACGACGGCAACACGTACCACAACATCCGCAGGGCGGACGGTACGTGGCAGGGCTGGAACCGGATGGACGGCGCGAACGGCGCGGCCTCCTTCGCCGCGAGCAGCGTGGCCATCACGGGCCTGCCGAACGGCGACGCCCAGCTCCTCGCCGTCGGCAACGACGGCAAGGCCTGGCACAACATCCGCAACGCGGCCGGCCAGTGGCAGGGCTGGAAGACCACCGGCTTCGGCGCCCAGAAGGCGGGCATCACCGGCACCCCGAGCGGTGACGCCCAGCTCCTCGTCACCCGCAGCTGACCACCGGAACCTCACCGCCGTACGCGGCTCCACTTCCCCGGAGCCGCGTACGGCGTTCCCGCGTTCCCGCCGTCCCGCCTTCCCGCGGCTACAGCCGGCTCAGCGACGCCGCGGCGAAGAGCACGTCACGGATCGCCTCCCGGTCGCCGGTCTGGCCCACGGCGGCCTCCTCCGGGGAGATGTGCCCGGCGGCGAGCTGGCAGAACTCCAGCCCGTCCAGCGCGACTTCCGCCACCGTGTGCTCCCGCGAGGGCTTCGCCGCCGGGGAGTCCAGGGCGATGTCCCAGCCGCCCCCGCCCGCGC
The Streptomyces sp. NBC_00091 genome window above contains:
- a CDS encoding transglycosylase family protein; translated protein: MSRRRAFATATATVLAAVALSTVATGSSQAASVATWDKVAQCESTNNWSINTGNGYYGGLQILKSTWDAYGGTQYAAYPHQASKQQQILTAEKILAGQGAGAWGSCGSAAGLAYDHADPYPAAPVSQAGDFYHAIRAADGGWSGFKPLGGANGAEFFNGSQEAITATPDGSVQVLGTGKDGNLYHTARYPDGSWQGWNRMDGVGGAASFAAQGEAIAGMPNGDAQIMAIGGDGKIYHNARYKSGSWQGWNQVGDWQAKKVAAAALPNGDLQILITGTDGNVYHNVRKADGTWQGWNGVAGVGSAATFAAGNVAIAGLPNGDAQLLAVGNDGNTYHNIRRADGTWQGWNRMDGANGAASFAASSVAITGLPNGDAQLLAVGNDGKAWHNIRNAAGQWQGWKTTGFGAQKAGITGTPSGDAQLLVTRS